One window from the genome of Pantoea cypripedii encodes:
- a CDS encoding quinone oxidoreductase family protein produces the protein MKAAIVSAAGELPVYGDFPEPQADENQVVVTVKAAAISQLAKSRAAGTHYSSAMQYPFITGIDGTGYLSNGDPVYFLAFNAPWGSMAERTQVSAESIVPLPETLDPVLAAALANPGMSSWAALTRRAQLAQGETVLINGATGTSGGLAVRIARHLGAGKIIATGRNREALEQLRAQGADITLTLDSLPTALPALMAEGIDVVLDYLWGQSALDIMQAAVAGGEKVVRFVQIGSLSGQEIPLHSKLLRSSGLTLMGSGLGSVSHSELVACIGELLTAAAQSDFSIPFQMRPLSEVHDAWREDDSRCRTVFTL, from the coding sequence GAACTGCCGGTGTACGGTGATTTCCCTGAACCTCAGGCTGATGAAAACCAGGTTGTGGTGACGGTCAAAGCCGCAGCCATCAGCCAGCTGGCCAAATCGCGGGCCGCAGGGACGCACTACAGCTCAGCGATGCAGTACCCGTTTATCACCGGCATTGATGGCACCGGCTACCTCAGCAATGGTGACCCGGTGTATTTCCTTGCGTTTAATGCCCCCTGGGGCAGCATGGCGGAGAGAACTCAGGTGTCGGCCGAGAGTATCGTGCCGCTACCAGAGACCCTGGACCCGGTGCTGGCCGCTGCACTTGCCAACCCCGGAATGTCTTCCTGGGCCGCCTTAACGCGCCGGGCGCAGCTTGCGCAAGGCGAAACGGTGCTGATCAACGGTGCAACAGGGACCTCAGGTGGACTGGCGGTGCGCATCGCCCGCCATTTGGGAGCCGGGAAAATCATCGCCACCGGGCGCAATCGCGAAGCGCTGGAGCAGCTGCGCGCCCAGGGGGCGGATATCACCCTGACGCTGGATTCATTGCCGACAGCGCTGCCAGCGCTGATGGCGGAAGGCATCGATGTGGTGCTGGATTATCTCTGGGGCCAGAGCGCGCTCGATATCATGCAGGCGGCCGTCGCCGGTGGTGAGAAGGTGGTGCGTTTTGTGCAGATTGGTTCGCTGAGCGGTCAGGAGATCCCACTGCATAGTAAATTACTGCGTTCATCAGGGCTGACTCTGATGGGGAGCGGCCTTGGCAGTGTGTCCCACTCAGAACTGGTGGCCTGTATCGGTGAGTTGCTGACCGCAGCTGCGCAGAGCGATTTCTCCATTCCCTTCCAGATGCGTCCGTTGAGTGAAGTGCACGACGCATGGCGTGAAGATGACAGCCGCTGCCGCACGGTATTTACCCTCTGA
- a CDS encoding nucleobase:cation symporter-2 family protein: protein MSVNTAESRQPASAATAAKSELIYRLEDRPPLPQTLFAACQHLLAMFVAVITPALLICQALGLPAQDTQHIISMSLFASGVASVLQIKTWGPVGSGLLSIQGTSFNFVTPLIMGGMALKNGGADVPTMMAALFGTLMVASCTEMVLSRVLHLARRIITPLVSGIVVMIIGLSLIQVGLTSIGGGFAAMNDHSFGAPKNLLLAGAVLLVIILLNRQRNPYLRVASLVIAMAVGYLLAWALGMLPENTTPTNQALVSVPSPLYYGLGFDWNLLIPLMLVFMVTSLETIGDITATSDVSEQPVSGPLYMKRLKGGVLANGLNSFVSALFNTFPNSCFGQNNGVIQLTGVASRYVGFVVALMLIVLGLFPAVSGFVQHIPEPVLGGATIVMFGTIAASGVRIVSREPLNRRAIMIIALSLAVGLGVSQQPLILQFAPDWLKTLLSSGIAAGGITAIVLNLIFPQEK from the coding sequence ATGTCCGTCAATACCGCTGAGTCCCGCCAGCCTGCCAGTGCCGCAACCGCGGCAAAAAGTGAACTGATTTATCGTCTTGAAGACCGTCCACCGCTACCGCAAACGCTGTTTGCTGCCTGTCAGCATCTGCTGGCGATGTTTGTGGCGGTGATTACCCCGGCATTACTGATCTGCCAGGCGCTGGGTTTGCCCGCGCAGGATACGCAGCACATTATCAGCATGTCGCTGTTCGCCTCGGGTGTGGCGTCTGTGCTGCAAATTAAAACCTGGGGGCCAGTCGGATCGGGCCTGCTGTCGATTCAGGGTACCAGTTTTAACTTTGTGACCCCGCTGATTATGGGTGGCATGGCGCTGAAAAATGGCGGAGCCGATGTGCCCACCATGATGGCCGCACTGTTCGGTACCCTGATGGTGGCCTCCTGTACCGAGATGGTGCTGTCGCGCGTGCTGCATCTGGCGCGCCGCATTATCACGCCTTTGGTATCGGGCATTGTGGTGATGATCATCGGCCTGTCGCTGATTCAGGTCGGATTAACGTCTATCGGCGGTGGCTTTGCGGCGATGAACGACCATAGTTTTGGCGCGCCGAAAAATCTGCTGCTGGCCGGTGCGGTACTGCTGGTGATCATACTGCTGAATCGCCAGCGTAATCCGTATCTGCGCGTCGCCTCACTGGTGATTGCCATGGCGGTGGGCTATCTGCTGGCGTGGGCGCTGGGGATGCTGCCGGAAAATACCACCCCGACCAATCAGGCGCTGGTTTCGGTACCCTCTCCGCTTTATTACGGTCTCGGCTTTGACTGGAATCTGCTGATTCCGTTAATGCTGGTATTTATGGTGACCTCACTGGAAACCATAGGTGATATCACCGCCACGTCCGATGTTTCTGAACAACCGGTGAGCGGCCCGCTGTACATGAAACGCCTGAAAGGGGGTGTGCTGGCGAATGGCCTCAACTCTTTTGTATCGGCATTGTTCAATACGTTTCCAAACTCCTGCTTTGGCCAGAACAACGGCGTGATCCAGCTGACCGGCGTAGCCAGCCGCTATGTCGGTTTTGTGGTCGCACTGATGTTGATTGTGCTCGGCCTGTTTCCGGCAGTCAGTGGCTTTGTACAACACATCCCCGAGCCGGTGCTGGGCGGCGCGACCATTGTAATGTTTGGTACAATTGCCGCATCCGGTGTACGCATCGTTTCTCGCGAACCGCTAAATCGTCGCGCCATTATGATTATCGCGCTGTCACTGGCGGTGGGCCTGGGCGTTTCACAGCAGCCACTGATTCTGCAGTTCGCACCAGACTGGCTGAAAACCCTGCTTTCCTCGGGTATTGCTGCGGGTGGTATCACCGCTATCGTGCTTAACCTTATCTTCCCACAGGAAAAGTAA
- a CDS encoding AsmA family protein → MKFLGKFFLTLLLLILLAFVILYVLLQTQWGAGWFSRWVSDKTDWHLSLSKIEHNFSAPSHIILDDFSFGHDGQPAVLVAKRVDLGLALVQFSDPLHFSSIELRDGEINLANLTPDSALPMQANRLQLNNMRIDSPGSALPMFARKVNGGVLPWKPTARDMLGNDAQFQMSAGEMTLDGVRGNNVLLQGNVAQHRLVLSNIGADLARGSMTGDAERDAQGNWRINQLRLNDIRLQTHKGLLDFLNPISDVPSVTINRLDMTDARLQGPDWAVTDLDLTLKNLTWRGNDWQSDDGSLAMNAGNFINGAFELNDPIVNADFSPQGIALTQFSSRWANGVIRASGNWTRSDKRLTLDELAVAGLEYTLPQNWRDRWQQSLPSWLDSVLLKRVTANRNLIIDINPAFPFQMTALDGSGENLLLARQQQWGIWAGKASFNAAEATFNRTDLRHPSISLSADDQQIQVSEMSAFNGSGLLEGTATVGQQAQRPLTLHLKGQAVPANILENWGWPALSLNGNSNLLLQVNGSLNATSPLRPSINGTLSVTTDTQSVQQTMHAGQVQ, encoded by the coding sequence ATGAAATTTCTTGGAAAGTTTTTCCTTACCTTACTGCTGCTAATTCTGCTGGCCTTTGTCATCCTGTATGTGTTGCTGCAAACACAGTGGGGTGCAGGTTGGTTTAGCCGTTGGGTGAGTGACAAAACTGACTGGCATCTGTCCCTCAGCAAAATCGAACATAACTTCTCTGCGCCTTCGCACATCATCCTTGATGACTTTAGCTTCGGTCATGACGGCCAGCCCGCTGTGCTGGTCGCCAAACGCGTCGATCTCGGTCTGGCACTGGTGCAGTTCAGCGATCCGCTGCACTTCAGCAGCATTGAATTACGTGATGGCGAAATTAACCTGGCTAACCTGACCCCGGATAGCGCGTTGCCGATGCAAGCCAATCGCCTGCAACTCAATAACATGCGGATCGACAGCCCAGGCAGTGCGCTACCGATGTTTGCGCGCAAAGTAAACGGTGGTGTTCTGCCGTGGAAGCCGACGGCCCGCGATATGCTCGGCAACGACGCACAGTTCCAGATGAGTGCCGGTGAAATGACGCTGGATGGCGTACGCGGTAATAATGTGCTGTTGCAGGGGAATGTGGCACAGCACCGCCTGGTGCTGAGTAATATCGGTGCCGATCTGGCGCGCGGATCGATGACCGGTGATGCGGAGCGCGATGCGCAGGGCAACTGGAGAATTAACCAGCTGCGCCTCAATGATATCCGCCTGCAAACCCATAAAGGCTTGCTCGATTTCCTCAACCCTATCAGTGACGTGCCATCGGTGACAATTAATCGCCTCGATATGACAGATGCGCGCTTGCAGGGACCAGACTGGGCGGTGACGGACCTCGATTTAACCCTGAAAAACCTGACCTGGCGCGGTAATGACTGGCAGAGCGATGACGGTTCGCTGGCGATGAACGCCGGAAACTTTATTAACGGTGCCTTTGAGCTGAACGATCCCATCGTCAATGCCGACTTTTCACCACAAGGCATTGCCCTCACGCAATTCAGTTCACGCTGGGCCAATGGCGTAATACGCGCCAGCGGTAACTGGACGCGAAGCGATAAACGTCTGACCCTGGATGAACTGGCGGTGGCCGGGCTGGAATATACGCTGCCGCAGAACTGGCGCGACCGCTGGCAACAGAGTTTGCCGTCCTGGCTCGATAGCGTGCTGCTGAAACGCGTGACGGCCAACCGTAACCTGATCATTGATATCAATCCGGCATTTCCGTTCCAGATGACCGCGCTGGACGGCAGTGGCGAAAACCTGTTGCTGGCACGTCAGCAACAATGGGGGATCTGGGCGGGTAAAGCCAGTTTCAACGCCGCCGAGGCCACCTTTAACCGCACCGATTTACGCCACCCGTCGATTAGCCTGAGCGCAGACGATCAGCAAATTCAGGTCAGTGAGATGAGCGCCTTTAACGGCAGCGGCTTACTGGAGGGCACGGCGACTGTCGGCCAACAGGCGCAGCGTCCGCTGACATTGCATCTGAAAGGGCAGGCGGTTCCGGCGAATATCCTGGAAAACTGGGGCTGGCCAGCGCTGTCGTTGAATGGCAATAGCAACCTGTTGCTTCAGGTGAATGGTTCACTGAACGCAACGTCGCCATTGCGCCCGAGCATCAATGGCACTCTGTCGGTAACGACGGATACCCAGTCAGTGCAGCAGACCATGCATGCCGGGCAGGTTCAGTAA
- the fabY gene encoding fatty acid biosynthesis protein FabY — protein MYHLRVPQTAEELDMYYQFRWEMLRKPLRQPQGSERDAWDALAHHQMVVDEQGKPVAVGRLYINAENEAAIRFLAVHPSVQGKGLGTLVAMTLESVARQEGAKRVTCSAREDAVEFFAKLGFVNQGEITAPQTTPVRHFLMIKPVVTLDDILHRADWCGQLQQAWYEHIPLSEKMGVRILQYTGQKFATTMPETGNQNPHHTLFAGSLFSLATLTGWGLIWLLLRERHLGGTIILADAHIRYSKPISGRPGAIADLGSLSGDLDRLARGRKARVQMEVELFGDEELGAVFEGVYIVLPADPQGPLEEGGSGARID, from the coding sequence ATGTATCATCTTCGCGTACCGCAAACTGCTGAAGAACTGGATATGTACTACCAGTTCCGCTGGGAAATGTTACGTAAACCGTTGCGTCAGCCGCAGGGTTCCGAGCGGGATGCCTGGGATGCGTTGGCTCATCATCAGATGGTGGTGGATGAGCAGGGCAAGCCTGTGGCGGTCGGGCGGTTATATATCAATGCTGAAAATGAAGCGGCGATCCGCTTCCTCGCTGTGCATCCGTCGGTGCAGGGCAAAGGCCTGGGAACGCTGGTGGCGATGACGCTGGAGTCGGTGGCACGCCAGGAAGGGGCAAAACGCGTCACCTGTAGCGCGCGCGAAGATGCCGTCGAGTTCTTCGCCAAGCTGGGCTTCGTCAATCAGGGGGAAATCACGGCACCGCAAACCACGCCGGTACGTCATTTTCTGATGATCAAACCGGTGGTGACGCTGGACGATATTCTGCATCGCGCCGACTGGTGTGGGCAGCTGCAGCAGGCCTGGTATGAGCATATTCCGCTGAGTGAAAAGATGGGTGTGCGTATCCTGCAATATACCGGACAGAAGTTTGCCACCACCATGCCGGAAACCGGTAACCAGAACCCGCACCATACCTTGTTTGCCGGTAGCCTGTTCTCGCTGGCTACGCTCACTGGCTGGGGCTTGATTTGGTTGCTGCTGCGCGAACGTCATCTGGGCGGCACCATCATTCTGGCCGATGCGCATATTCGATACAGCAAACCGATCAGTGGCCGTCCGGGTGCGATCGCTGATCTAGGCTCGCTGAGCGGCGATCTCGATCGCCTGGCGCGTGGACGCAAAGCGCGCGTGCAGATGGAAGTTGAGCTATTTGGTGATGAGGAGCTGGGCGCGGTATTTGAAGGGGTGTATATCGTGTTACCTGCCGATCCCCAGGGGCCACTGGAAGAGGGTGGCTCCGGCGCGCGTATTGATTAG
- the dtd gene encoding D-aminoacyl-tRNA deacylase — MIALIQRVSRASVSVDSAIVGEIGAGLLVLLGVEKGDDEKKAQRLCERVLGYRIFGDENDKMNLNVQQAGGSVLVVSQFTLAADTQKGMRPSFSGGAEPAEAERLYDYFSACCREQGVTTANGRFAADMQVALVNDGPVTFWLQV; from the coding sequence ATGATTGCTTTGATTCAACGCGTCAGTCGCGCCAGTGTCAGCGTCGACAGCGCGATTGTGGGAGAGATTGGTGCCGGTTTGCTGGTGTTGCTGGGTGTTGAAAAGGGCGACGATGAAAAAAAAGCACAGCGATTGTGCGAGCGCGTTCTGGGTTATCGCATCTTCGGCGATGAGAACGACAAAATGAATCTCAATGTGCAACAGGCGGGTGGCAGCGTGCTGGTGGTATCACAATTTACGCTGGCAGCCGACACGCAAAAAGGCATGCGGCCCTCCTTTTCTGGTGGTGCGGAACCGGCTGAAGCCGAGCGCCTCTATGACTATTTTAGTGCGTGCTGCCGTGAGCAGGGCGTGACAACAGCCAATGGCCGCTTTGCTGCCGATATGCAGGTAGCGCTGGTTAACGATGGTCCGGTGACCTTTTGGTTGCAGGTGTGA
- a CDS encoding virulence factor BrkB family protein, translated as MLIRHLRHSSHAFLLWVKLLWRRIDEDNMTTQAGNLAYVSLLALVPLVAVVFALFAAFPVFSDISEQLKNFIFTNFMPAAGNTIQRYLEQFVANVNKMTAVGAVSLIVTALLLMHSVDSALNVIWRSDKKRPVVYSFAVYWMILTLGPLLAGASLAISSYLLSLRWVNVSGVNSLIEQVLRIFPLLLSILAFWLLYSIVPTRRVPARDALVGAVVAGLLFELGKKGFALYVTMFPSYQLIYGVLAVIPILFLWVYWTWCIVLLGAEITVTLDDYRQLKQREREKEREET; from the coding sequence ATGCTGATACGACATCTGCGCCACTCCTCGCACGCATTTCTCCTGTGGGTAAAGCTGCTGTGGCGGCGCATTGATGAAGACAACATGACGACGCAGGCGGGCAATCTTGCCTACGTCTCTTTGCTGGCACTGGTACCTCTGGTTGCGGTGGTGTTTGCGTTGTTCGCCGCATTTCCGGTGTTCTCCGACATTAGCGAGCAGCTGAAAAACTTCATCTTCACCAACTTCATGCCTGCGGCGGGCAACACCATCCAGCGCTATCTGGAACAGTTCGTCGCCAACGTGAATAAAATGACCGCGGTGGGGGCGGTAAGCCTGATCGTCACGGCGTTGCTGCTGATGCATTCAGTCGATAGCGCGCTAAACGTCATCTGGCGCAGTGATAAAAAGCGGCCGGTGGTGTATTCGTTTGCCGTCTACTGGATGATCCTGACTCTCGGGCCGCTCCTGGCGGGGGCCAGTCTGGCCATCAGCTCTTATCTGCTGTCGTTGCGCTGGGTAAACGTCTCGGGCGTCAATAGCCTGATAGAGCAGGTACTACGTATCTTCCCTTTACTCCTCTCGATTCTCGCCTTCTGGCTGCTGTACAGCATCGTACCAACACGCCGTGTCCCTGCGCGCGATGCGTTGGTGGGGGCGGTGGTAGCCGGCCTGCTGTTTGAGCTGGGCAAAAAAGGCTTCGCGCTCTATGTTACGATGTTTCCCTCGTATCAGTTAATTTACGGGGTGCTGGCGGTAATCCCTATTCTGTTTCTATGGGTTTACTGGACCTGGTGTATTGTGTTGTTAGGTGCAGAAATCACCGTCACGCTGGATGACTATCGTCAGTTAAAACAGCGGGAACGAGAAAAAGAACGAGAGGAAACATGA
- the yihX gene encoding glucose-1-phosphatase: MLYIFDLGNVIVDIDFNRVLGVWSDLGRVPLAMLQSRFRMDEAFEQHERGEISDQHFAARLCDQLDIALSYEQFTTGWQAVFIDVRPDTLAVMNKLRADGHRVVILSNTNRLHYEFWPTQYPEVQQAADTLYMSQDVGMRKPEARIYQHVLENEGFTADQAVFFDDNHANIEAARLLGIDSVLVTDNKTVPAWFAGRL, from the coding sequence ATGCTCTACATCTTTGATTTAGGCAATGTGATTGTTGATATTGATTTCAACCGTGTGCTCGGCGTCTGGAGTGACCTTGGGCGCGTTCCACTGGCGATGTTACAAAGCCGCTTTCGTATGGATGAAGCTTTTGAACAACACGAACGGGGTGAGATCAGCGATCAGCATTTCGCGGCCCGTTTGTGCGACCAGCTGGATATTGCGCTCAGTTATGAACAGTTCACCACCGGCTGGCAGGCGGTGTTTATTGATGTCCGTCCGGACACGCTGGCGGTGATGAATAAGCTGCGTGCGGATGGTCATCGTGTGGTGATCCTTTCTAACACCAATCGCCTGCATTATGAGTTCTGGCCGACGCAATATCCCGAGGTGCAACAGGCAGCGGACACTCTCTATATGTCGCAGGATGTCGGTATGCGCAAACCTGAGGCTCGTATCTATCAGCATGTCCTGGAGAATGAAGGTTTTACCGCTGATCAGGCGGTGTTCTTCGATGATAACCACGCCAACATTGAGGCCGCGCGCCTGCTTGGCATTGATAGCGTGCTGGTTACCGACAATAAAACCGTGCCCGCCTGGTTTGCAGGCCGTCTCTGA
- the typA gene encoding ribosome-dependent GTPase TypA, which produces MTENLRNIAIIAHVDHGKTTLVDKLLQQSGTFDARTEATERVMDSNDLEKERGITILAKNTAIKWNDYRINIVDTPGHADFGGEVERVMSMVDSVLLVVDAMDGPMPQTRFVTKKAFAHGLKPIVVINKVDRPGARPDWVVDQVFDLFVNLDATDEQLDFPIIYASALNGIAGLDHNDMADDMTPLYQAIVDRVSPPQVEVEAPLQMQISQLDYNNYLGVIGIGRIKRGKVKPNQQVTIIDSEGKTRNGKVGKVLGHLGLERIESTVAEAGDIIAITGLGELNISDTICDPQNVEALPALSVDEPTVTMFFNVNTSPFCGKEGKYVTSRQILERLNKELVHNVALRVEETADADAFRVSGRGELHLSVLIENMRREGYELAVSRPKVIFREFEGRKQEPFENVTLDIEETHQGSVMMAMGERKGDMKNMDPDGKGRVRLDYVIPSRGLIGFRNEFMTMTSGTGLLYSTFSHYDDVRPGEVGQRQNGVLISNGQGKAVAFALFGLQDRGKLFLGHGAEVYEGQIIGIHSRSNDLTVNCLTGKKLTNMRASGTDEATTLVPPVKMTLEQAIEFIDDDELVEVTPQSVRIRKRHLTENDRKRASRGSKD; this is translated from the coding sequence GTGACCGAAAATTTGCGTAACATCGCCATCATCGCGCACGTTGACCACGGTAAGACCACCCTGGTTGATAAACTGCTGCAACAGTCCGGTACTTTCGACGCCCGTACCGAAGCGACTGAGCGCGTAATGGACTCCAACGATTTGGAGAAAGAGCGTGGAATTACCATCCTCGCAAAAAACACCGCCATCAAATGGAATGATTACCGTATCAACATCGTTGATACCCCGGGACACGCCGACTTCGGTGGTGAAGTTGAGCGCGTAATGTCCATGGTGGATTCGGTGCTGCTGGTTGTCGATGCGATGGATGGCCCGATGCCGCAAACCCGCTTCGTAACCAAAAAAGCCTTCGCCCACGGCCTGAAGCCGATTGTTGTTATCAACAAAGTTGACCGCCCTGGTGCGCGTCCGGATTGGGTGGTGGATCAGGTATTTGACCTGTTCGTTAACCTCGATGCGACTGACGAACAGCTGGACTTCCCGATCATTTACGCTTCAGCGCTGAATGGTATCGCGGGTCTGGACCACAATGACATGGCTGACGACATGACCCCGCTGTATCAGGCGATCGTTGACCGTGTTTCTCCGCCGCAGGTTGAAGTTGAAGCACCGCTGCAGATGCAGATCTCTCAGCTGGACTACAACAACTACCTGGGTGTTATCGGTATCGGCCGCATCAAACGCGGTAAAGTGAAGCCGAACCAGCAGGTTACGATCATTGATAGCGAAGGCAAAACCCGCAACGGTAAAGTCGGTAAAGTGCTGGGCCACCTCGGTCTGGAACGTATCGAAAGCACCGTTGCTGAAGCTGGCGATATCATTGCGATCACCGGTCTGGGTGAGCTGAACATTTCTGACACCATTTGTGACCCGCAGAATGTTGAAGCGCTGCCTGCCCTGAGCGTGGACGAGCCGACTGTTACCATGTTCTTTAACGTAAACACCTCACCGTTCTGCGGTAAAGAAGGTAAATACGTGACTTCGCGCCAGATTCTGGAGCGTCTGAACAAAGAACTGGTACACAACGTGGCACTGCGTGTTGAAGAAACTGCTGACGCTGATGCGTTCCGCGTTTCTGGCCGTGGTGAGCTGCACCTGTCAGTGCTGATCGAAAACATGCGTCGTGAAGGTTACGAGCTGGCGGTATCCCGTCCGAAAGTTATCTTCCGTGAGTTCGAAGGTCGTAAGCAGGAGCCGTTCGAGAACGTGACCCTGGACATCGAAGAGACCCACCAGGGTTCTGTGATGATGGCGATGGGTGAGCGTAAAGGCGACATGAAAAACATGGATCCGGATGGTAAAGGCCGCGTGCGTCTTGACTACGTGATCCCAAGCCGTGGTCTGATCGGTTTCCGTAACGAATTCATGACCATGACTTCAGGTACCGGTCTGCTGTACTCCACCTTCAGCCACTATGATGACGTTCGTCCGGGTGAAGTGGGCCAGCGCCAGAACGGCGTACTGATCTCCAACGGTCAGGGTAAAGCGGTAGCCTTCGCCCTGTTCGGTCTGCAGGATCGCGGTAAGCTGTTCCTGGGTCACGGTGCGGAAGTTTACGAAGGCCAGATCATCGGTATTCACAGCCGTTCTAACGACCTGACTGTAAACTGCCTGACCGGTAAAAAACTGACCAACATGCGTGCGTCAGGTACTGATGAAGCGACGACTCTGGTTCCGCCAGTTAAGATGACGCTTGAGCAGGCTATCGAGTTTATCGATGACGATGAACTGGTTGAAGTAACTCCGCAGTCAGTACGTATTCGTAAACGTCATCTGACCGAGAACGACCGTAAGCGTGCGTCTCGCGGCAGCAAAGACTAA